The Kwoniella shandongensis chromosome 13, complete sequence genomic sequence cctcgacttagacgcaaacgaatctcgaacgaagtaataatgcCGCAGTGCTCATGAGTTTCTGCGATGACCACACGTCTCACCAACTCAGCGATGCAGTCTTGCAGTCAGTCCTATCATCACCTTCCAAGCTATTCATTACACTTTGTGTCCTTGTGGACATGACATCGTAGCTTATCCGTGGCGGTACATATCGTGCATCGATGCCAGCTCTGAAACTTGATGTGCATGCTAGGGTATAGCCATACAGTATATCTACAAACAAATACTAAACACTCTGTTGCCTcatgatgttgatgatgactTTTGAAACCTGCGCTTTACTCGTTGAAGAGCGACCCCCCTGCACCGCCGTGGGGTGTAacatcttccgcttcggtCTTCGCGCTTAGTTTCCTCGACCGGCCAATCGACCTCCTTGGATCCTGTCGCCCTCGTCGGCACTGCCAAAGACAATTGCATTAGCTATGGTGATCTTGAGCAGACCGCTAGATCTCTTTCTAATGTTAGAGTCGTCCCCACTCACGTGCTAATGCCGACCATGGCTTCTCCAAGATCTGTAGATACCTCAGCAAGGACCGCAGGGTTGTTGTAGTGCGTAACGGCTTGGACGATGGCTCGTGCTCGCTTAGCGGGATCTCCGGAGAGGACTACGGGGGTAAAGATCAGATATTGCTACCCCCATTACGGCTGATCATTTGGATGAATAGCCACTTACAGATACCAGATCCGACAAAGACTGGAAAGAAAGATgtcagcttcttcatcctcaaagTTGCCGAGGTGCATCAAAGCTGGACTTACCACCATCACATCCAAGCTGCATCATCAAAGCGGCATCGGCGGGAGTAGCAACACCACCAGCGGCGAATCTGCACGACACAAATGATCAGCACCCGACTCGACAATATTCACCTCCCAGGATCATTTGTCGCAGTAAAGGCGTTTGGATGATGAGCATTTCGACTCGATACTCACGAGACGACGGGTAacctcttcaacctcgcGGTCTCCTTCAACAAATGGTACGGCGCCGAAAGCTCCTTTGCGAACGCATACAACTCTTCGTCGGACATGGCAGCAGCCCGTCTGATGTCTGACATGACCGCACGTTGGTGTCGGACGGCTTCAACGACGTCGCCTGTACCTGCCTCGCCCTTGGTTCGGATCATCCTGCGGGAACCGGGGATAGTCAGCACGTATCCTGACAGCGCGCAGCGAGGCGACGTAGTGAATGGAATGGATCGAAGGCAAAaagacgatgatgtagatgGACAATGAGAAGAGCTACAGGTGATCGACGGGACTCACGCAGCACCCTCAGAGATCCTTCGAAGCGCTTCTCCCAAGTTCTTACATCCACAAACGAAGGGCACTTTAAACGCGTGTTTACCGATGT encodes the following:
- a CDS encoding pyridoxine biosynthesis protein pyroA translates to MSEPTIVPSSNPSANANGGTSTPLLGNRGGPAGAGGAGGTFGVKSGLAQMLKGGVIMDVMNVEQAKIAEEAGASAVMALERIPANIRRDGGVARMSDPGMIKQIMEAVSIPVMAKVRIGHVVEAQILQSVGVDYIDESEVLTPADDQHHIGKHAFKVPFVCGCKNLGEALRRISEGAAMIRTKGEAGTGDVVEAVRHQRAVMSDIRRAAAMSDEELYAFAKELSAPYHLLKETARLKRLPVVSFAAGGVATPADAALMMQLGCDGVFVGSGIFLSGDPAKRARAIVQAVTHYNNPAVLAEVSTDLGEAMVGISTADEGDRIQGGRLAGRGN